In a genomic window of Acidilobus saccharovorans 345-15:
- a CDS encoding N-acyl homoserine lactonase family protein — MAETGVKHAYLFDYGLMQAEWGWFLPDPATNGQRDKPRRWVEFPMAGALIEHEDGWIMIDSGPSPDAARVWPKESFEAFPVVRFTQDNVSVNQLKQLNLKPEDIRAIIFTHLHLDHAGQAYMYRDSAYLIAHRLELQHALTQIWEGKYGAYVPSDFEPLKGARWVLVDEERLEILPGIEVIHTGGHTPGHMVVKVEAPNGDTWYFMGDFFHMPEEFETESKGWLLYNGDQFESFTRKMKFWTSSKRVHMFMTHDPTNWQKYPRIPRPLF, encoded by the coding sequence TTGGCTGAGACGGGCGTCAAGCACGCGTACCTTTTTGACTACGGCCTTATGCAGGCGGAGTGGGGCTGGTTCCTTCCCGACCCCGCCACGAACGGCCAGAGGGACAAGCCTAGGAGGTGGGTCGAGTTCCCCATGGCAGGCGCCCTCATAGAGCACGAGGACGGCTGGATAATGATAGACTCGGGCCCGAGCCCCGACGCGGCCAGGGTGTGGCCCAAGGAGTCCTTCGAGGCCTTCCCGGTGGTCAGGTTCACGCAGGACAACGTGTCGGTGAACCAGCTCAAGCAGCTGAACCTTAAGCCCGAGGACATAAGGGCAATAATATTCACGCACCTGCACCTGGACCACGCCGGCCAGGCGTACATGTACAGGGACAGCGCCTACCTAATAGCCCACAGGCTCGAGCTCCAGCACGCCCTGACCCAGATATGGGAGGGCAAGTACGGGGCCTACGTGCCCTCGGACTTCGAGCCGCTCAAGGGGGCCAGGTGGGTGCTGGTTGACGAGGAGAGGCTTGAGATCCTTCCAGGCATAGAGGTCATACACACGGGGGGCCACACGCCGGGCCACATGGTTGTCAAGGTCGAGGCCCCCAACGGGGACACGTGGTACTTCATGGGCGACTTCTTCCACATGCCTGAGGAGTTCGAGACAGAGAGCAAGGGCTGGCTGCTCTACAACGGGGACCAGTTCGAGTCGTTCACAAGGAAGATGAAGTTCTGGACGTCATCTAAGAGGGTTCACATGTTCATGACCCACGACCCCACCAACTGGCAGAAGTACCCGAGGATACCCAGGCCCCTGTTCTGA